A region of Geobacillus sp. 46C-IIa DNA encodes the following proteins:
- the gatC gene encoding Asp-tRNA(Asn)/Glu-tRNA(Gln) amidotransferase subunit GatC, which yields MSRISIDQVKHVADLARLAITEEEAEMFTKQLDAIITFAEQLNELDTENVPPTSHVLDMRNVMREDIPAPGLPREEVLKNAPDQQDGQFRVPAILE from the coding sequence ATGTCGCGAATTTCCATTGACCAAGTGAAGCATGTCGCCGACTTGGCGCGGTTGGCGATTACGGAGGAAGAGGCGGAGATGTTTACGAAACAGCTTGATGCCATCATTACGTTTGCCGAGCAGTTGAATGAATTGGATACCGAAAACGTACCGCCGACTTCGCATGTGCTTGATATGAGAAACGTGATGCGCGAGGACATTCCAGCGCCTGGACTGCCGCGCGAGGAAGTGTTGAAAAACGCGCCGGATCAGCAAGACGGTCAGTTCCGCGTGCCCGCTATTTTAGAGTAA
- the gatA gene encoding Asp-tRNA(Asn)/Glu-tRNA(Gln) amidotransferase subunit GatA has protein sequence MSLLDHTVSELHTLLQKKEVLVSELVEESYRRIGEVEEKVQAFLTLNEEQARAKAKELDDKLTKGEETHPLFGLPIGIKDNIVTKGLRTTCASKILYNFDPIYDATVMERLNAAGAITIGKLNMDEFAMGSSTENSGFQLTRNPWDLERVPGGSSGGSAAAVAAGEVPFSLGSDTGGSIRQPAAFCGVVGLKPTYGRVSRFGLVAFASSLDQIGPITRTVEDNAYLLQVISGVDPMDSTSANIPVPNYVEALTGDIKGLKIAVPKEYLGEGVDEGVRQSVLAALNVLEKLGAAWEEVSLPHSKYALATYYLLASSEASANLARFDGVRYGYRTDNAKNLIDMYKLTRSEGFGNEVKRRIMLGTFALSSGYYDAYYKKAQKVRTLIKRDFENVFEQYDVIIGPTTPTPAFKIGEKTSDPLTMYMNDILTIPVNLAGVPAISVPCGFVDGLPVGLQIIGKHFDESTVYRVAHAFEQATDYHKQKPVL, from the coding sequence ATGTCGCTCTTGGACCATACGGTGTCGGAATTACATACGCTGCTGCAGAAAAAAGAGGTATTGGTTTCCGAATTGGTAGAGGAATCGTATCGCCGCATTGGTGAAGTGGAAGAAAAGGTGCAGGCGTTTTTAACGTTAAACGAAGAGCAAGCGCGGGCGAAAGCGAAAGAGCTTGACGACAAGCTGACAAAAGGCGAGGAAACCCACCCGCTGTTTGGCTTGCCGATCGGCATTAAGGACAACATTGTCACCAAAGGATTGCGTACGACATGCGCCAGCAAAATTTTATATAACTTTGACCCGATTTACGATGCGACCGTCATGGAGCGGCTGAACGCCGCGGGCGCGATTACGATCGGGAAGCTGAATATGGACGAGTTCGCTATGGGCTCATCGACGGAAAACTCCGGATTTCAGCTGACGCGCAACCCGTGGGATTTAGAGCGCGTGCCGGGCGGTTCAAGCGGCGGTTCGGCGGCGGCGGTGGCAGCAGGCGAAGTACCGTTTTCGCTCGGCTCGGATACGGGCGGTTCGATCCGCCAGCCAGCGGCATTTTGCGGGGTTGTCGGATTGAAGCCGACGTACGGCCGCGTGTCACGCTTCGGGCTCGTCGCGTTCGCGTCATCGCTCGACCAAATCGGCCCGATTACGCGCACAGTGGAAGATAACGCCTACTTGCTGCAAGTGATTTCTGGCGTTGACCCGATGGATTCGACTTCAGCGAACATCCCGGTGCCCAACTATGTCGAGGCGTTGACAGGCGATATCAAAGGCTTGAAAATCGCTGTTCCGAAAGAATATTTAGGCGAAGGCGTCGATGAAGGCGTGCGCCAGTCGGTGCTTGCCGCGCTCAACGTGCTCGAGAAACTTGGAGCGGCATGGGAAGAAGTGTCGCTGCCGCATTCCAAGTACGCGCTGGCGACATACTACTTGCTCGCTTCGTCGGAAGCATCGGCCAACCTTGCCCGCTTTGACGGTGTTCGCTACGGGTATCGGACCGACAACGCGAAAAACTTGATCGACATGTACAAACTGACGCGGAGCGAAGGGTTCGGCAACGAGGTCAAGCGCCGCATCATGCTCGGGACGTTTGCCTTAAGCTCAGGCTATTACGACGCGTATTACAAAAAAGCGCAAAAAGTGCGGACGCTGATCAAGCGCGACTTCGAAAACGTCTTTGAACAATACGACGTCATCATCGGTCCGACCACGCCGACGCCAGCGTTTAAAATCGGCGAGAAAACGAGCGATCCGCTGACCATGTATATGAATGATATTTTGACGATTCCGGTCAACCTTGCCGGCGTGCCGGCGATTTCCGTGCCGTGCGGCTTTGTCGATGGCTTGCCGGTCGGCTTGCAAATCATCGGCAAGCACTTTGATGAAAGCACGGTCTATCGCGTCGCTCACGCCTTTGAACAAGCGACCGACTACCATAAGCAAAAACCGGTGTTGTAA
- the gatB gene encoding Asp-tRNA(Asn)/Glu-tRNA(Gln) amidotransferase subunit GatB — MNFETVIGLEVHVELKTKSKIFSSSPNAFGAPPNTQTNVIDLGYPGVLPVLNRQAVEFAMKAAMALNCEIATETKFDRKNYFYPDNPKAYQISQYDQPLGKNGWIEIEVNGKKKKIGITRIHLEEDAGKLTHTGDGYSLVDFNRQGTPLIEIVSEPDIRSPEEAYAYLEKLKAIIQYTGVSDCKMEEGSLRCDANISLRPLGSDQFGTKTELKNLNSFNFVRMGLEYEAKRQEKILLSGGVIRQETRRFDEATKTTILMRVKEGSEDYRYFPEPDLVMLYIDDEWKERVRASIPELPDARRKRYVEEWGLPEYDAKVLTLTKEMADFFEATVANGADPKLASNWLMVEVSGYLNAEQKELHDIALTPESLAGMIKLIQNGTISSKIAKKVFKELVEHGGDPEKIVKEKGLVQISDEGALRKIVLEVLDANPQSVEDFKNGKDRALGFLVGQVMKATKGQANPPLVNKLLVEEINKR; from the coding sequence ATGAATTTTGAAACGGTGATCGGACTTGAGGTCCACGTCGAGCTGAAAACGAAATCGAAAATTTTCTCAAGCAGCCCGAACGCATTCGGTGCGCCCCCGAATACGCAAACGAACGTCATTGACTTAGGGTATCCGGGCGTGCTGCCGGTTCTGAACCGGCAAGCGGTCGAATTTGCGATGAAGGCAGCGATGGCGCTCAACTGCGAAATCGCAACGGAGACGAAATTTGACCGCAAAAACTACTTTTATCCGGACAACCCGAAAGCGTACCAAATTTCGCAATACGACCAGCCGCTCGGCAAAAACGGCTGGATTGAAATTGAAGTGAACGGGAAAAAGAAAAAAATCGGCATCACCCGCATTCACCTTGAGGAAGACGCGGGCAAACTGACGCACACAGGCGACGGCTACTCGCTTGTTGACTTTAACCGCCAAGGGACGCCGCTCATTGAGATCGTCTCGGAGCCGGACATCCGCTCGCCGGAAGAAGCGTATGCGTATTTGGAAAAATTAAAGGCGATCATCCAATACACCGGCGTTTCCGACTGCAAAATGGAAGAAGGGTCGCTCCGTTGCGATGCGAACATCTCGCTCCGCCCGCTCGGGTCGGACCAATTCGGCACGAAAACCGAATTGAAAAACTTAAACTCGTTCAACTTCGTCCGCATGGGGCTCGAGTACGAGGCGAAACGGCAGGAGAAAATTTTGCTCTCCGGCGGCGTCATCCGCCAAGAAACGCGGCGGTTTGACGAAGCGACGAAAACGACGATTTTGATGCGCGTCAAAGAAGGATCGGAAGACTACCGCTACTTCCCGGAGCCGGACTTGGTCATGCTCTACATTGACGACGAATGGAAAGAACGAGTCCGCGCCTCGATTCCGGAGCTGCCGGACGCCCGCCGGAAGCGGTATGTCGAAGAATGGGGCTTGCCGGAATATGATGCCAAAGTGCTTACCTTGACGAAAGAAATGGCCGATTTCTTTGAAGCGACGGTCGCCAACGGCGCTGACCCGAAACTGGCGTCCAACTGGCTCATGGTCGAAGTGTCGGGCTACTTAAACGCCGAGCAAAAAGAGCTCCATGACATCGCCTTAACACCGGAAAGCCTAGCTGGGATGATCAAACTGATCCAAAACGGCACGATTTCGTCGAAAATCGCGAAAAAAGTGTTCAAAGAGCTCGTCGAACACGGCGGCGACCCAGAGAAAATCGTCAAAGAAAAAGGGCTCGTGCAAATTTCCGACGAAGGAGCGCTGCGCAAAATCGTGCTTGAAGTGCTCGACGCCAACCCGCAATCGGTGGAAGACTTCAAAAACGGCAAAGACCGCGCGCTTGGCTTCCTCGTCGGCCAAGTGATGAAAGCGACGAAAGGACAAGCCAACCCGCCGCTTGTGAACAAGCTGTTAGTGGAAGAAATAAATAAACGATAA
- a CDS encoding flavin monoamine oxidase family protein, with product MSHPYVSPKLSMETMVSIIRHGLKKTATPQHIIIIGAGMAGLVAASLLKQAGHRVTILEASERVGGRIYTLRSDFRNDQYLEAGAMRIPHTHQLTLEYIQKFNLPLHPFINSTPRDILYFRGVKARLSEYERHPDLFGFPVAPHERGKTASELLQMAIRPVIQFIEQNPEQHWPIVIERLDRYSLDAYLRYNPFGLPLSVGAIDMIKAVLSLEGFPELSFLEMLRELMVLFTPNIRFYEIAGGNDRLPKAFLPQLKDEILFSHKVQKIVQNKNSVTVHATHTKIFQPFQITADRVIVTIPFSILQFVDIEPRHSFSEHKWKAIRELHYAGSTKTGIQFKTRFWEKEGMFGGKTVSDLPITYTQYPSQGIGTAGPGVVLASYTWEDDTIPWDSLSDEERLEYTLKNLAVIHGEQVYREFETGTSHSWVRYPYSGGAFTMMKPNQVTELSPYIATPEGRVHFAGEHASTHHGWIQGAIESGICAAYEVNNSPA from the coding sequence ATGTCCCATCCATATGTTTCTCCAAAACTATCGATGGAAACGATGGTCTCGATCATTCGCCATGGCTTAAAGAAAACCGCAACGCCCCAACATATCATTATCATCGGCGCCGGAATGGCCGGGCTTGTCGCAGCGTCATTGCTGAAGCAAGCCGGGCATCGCGTCACGATTCTTGAAGCGTCCGAGCGAGTCGGCGGCCGCATCTACACGCTTCGCTCCGACTTTCGCAACGACCAGTATCTTGAGGCTGGGGCGATGCGCATCCCTCACACCCATCAATTGACATTGGAATATATCCAAAAATTCAACTTGCCGCTCCACCCGTTTATCAACAGCACCCCGCGCGACATTTTATATTTTCGCGGCGTCAAAGCGCGCCTTAGCGAATACGAGCGCCATCCCGACCTCTTCGGCTTTCCCGTCGCCCCTCACGAACGAGGCAAAACCGCTTCCGAGCTGTTGCAAATGGCTATTCGTCCGGTCATTCAATTCATTGAACAAAATCCAGAACAACATTGGCCGATTGTCATCGAACGGCTCGACCGCTACTCGCTGGACGCCTATTTGCGCTACAACCCGTTCGGCCTACCGTTGTCCGTGGGAGCCATCGATATGATCAAAGCCGTTCTCTCGTTGGAAGGATTCCCCGAACTTTCGTTTCTTGAGATGTTGCGTGAACTGATGGTGCTGTTTACGCCGAATATTCGCTTTTATGAAATTGCCGGCGGCAACGATCGGCTTCCGAAAGCTTTTTTGCCGCAGCTGAAGGACGAGATTCTCTTTAGCCATAAAGTGCAAAAAATCGTTCAAAACAAAAACAGCGTCACGGTGCACGCCACCCATACAAAAATTTTTCAGCCGTTTCAAATCACGGCCGATCGAGTGATCGTCACCATCCCGTTTTCGATTTTGCAGTTTGTCGACATCGAACCGCGCCATTCGTTTTCCGAACACAAATGGAAGGCTATTCGCGAACTTCATTATGCCGGTTCAACGAAAACCGGCATCCAGTTTAAAACACGATTTTGGGAAAAAGAAGGGATGTTCGGAGGAAAAACCGTCTCCGACCTGCCGATTACGTATACGCAATATCCAAGCCAAGGCATTGGCACGGCAGGACCTGGCGTCGTATTGGCCAGCTATACGTGGGAAGACGACACGATCCCGTGGGACAGCTTAAGCGATGAAGAGCGGCTTGAATATACGTTAAAAAACTTAGCCGTCATCCATGGCGAACAAGTCTACCGTGAATTTGAAACGGGAACGAGCCATAGTTGGGTGCGCTATCCGTACTCCGGCGGCGCCTTCACGATGATGAAGCCGAACCAAGTGACGGAGCTGTCGCCGTATATCGCGACTCCCGAAGGAAGGGTCCATTTTGCCGGTGAACATGCGTCCACTCATCACGGCTGGATTCAAGGAGCAATTGAATCCGGCATCTGCGCCGCGTATGAAGTGAACAACTCGCCAGCTTAG
- a CDS encoding VOC family protein — MNVAFDHLVHLTEHPEQAKDSFEQLGFTAIHGGRHLSWGTYNALCYFAPLSYIEWIGIADEQTANTCQNPLIAQLVADRQEGNGFSQFAFRTDDIQQLAAQLKSKGFTPIGPLPGGRQRDDGKLLTWSMLFLENDINGAFRYPFFIQWGDRDDVRVKELAPLMRHPIGSPSLSSISIYTLDIDRAISGYRRLFDLPDPNVGHDEAGTYAGLTVGGVTLRFYQADETPSTRPFACRIIGSKPQRRLELAGGTYIFSES; from the coding sequence ATGAACGTCGCGTTTGACCATCTCGTCCACCTGACCGAGCACCCGGAACAGGCGAAAGACTCATTTGAACAGTTAGGGTTTACGGCCATCCACGGCGGCCGCCATTTGTCATGGGGAACGTATAACGCGTTATGCTATTTCGCGCCGCTAAGCTACATCGAATGGATCGGCATCGCCGATGAGCAGACAGCGAACACCTGCCAAAATCCGCTCATTGCCCAACTTGTCGCTGATCGCCAGGAGGGAAACGGCTTTTCACAATTCGCATTTCGGACGGACGATATCCAACAGCTGGCCGCACAGCTCAAAAGCAAGGGATTCACTCCGATCGGCCCGCTCCCTGGCGGCCGCCAACGCGATGACGGCAAGTTATTGACGTGGTCCATGCTTTTTCTTGAAAACGACATCAACGGTGCGTTCCGCTACCCGTTTTTCATCCAGTGGGGCGACCGCGATGACGTGCGGGTGAAGGAGTTGGCGCCGCTCATGCGCCATCCGATCGGATCTCCCTCCCTGTCGTCCATCAGCATCTATACGCTTGATATCGACCGCGCCATCAGCGGCTACCGTCGGCTGTTTGACCTGCCGGACCCTAATGTTGGCCACGATGAGGCGGGGACCTATGCCGGGCTAACGGTTGGCGGCGTCACCCTCCGCTTTTACCAAGCAGACGAAACCCCGTCGACAAGGCCGTTTGCCTGCCGCATCATCGGCAGCAAGCCGCAGCGCCGCCTCGAGCTGGCTGGAGGAACGTATATCTTTTCCGAATCGTAA